In Promicromonospora sp. Populi, one genomic interval encodes:
- a CDS encoding EamA family transporter, translating into MPLRHSLLAVLVMIIWGVNFLAIDIGVADVPPALFVAIRFVVVLIPAIFLVPRPTAPLKDVLVVGLFLSLGQFGLMYTALWLDMPPGLASLVLQAQVVLTVLFASVALRERPTPPQLVGVLLGAVGLVVVGLGRSAATPGLAFLLTLAAAASWATGNVIVRRLGSATQLTGARQGPLAGLSMTVWSALVVPVPMFALAIVLDGPAAVGYSLTHPTWAAVLSTLFTAWLASLVGYGIWNTLLARHRASAVVPFTMLVPVVGMSAAWLVQGEVPNAAEAGGGLLLLLGVAITSGLLRWPGGWRYRSSA; encoded by the coding sequence ATGCCCCTGCGCCACTCGCTCCTCGCCGTGCTGGTCATGATCATCTGGGGCGTCAACTTCCTCGCGATCGACATCGGCGTCGCTGACGTGCCGCCCGCGCTCTTCGTAGCGATCCGCTTCGTCGTGGTGCTGATCCCAGCGATCTTCCTGGTCCCGCGCCCCACGGCTCCCCTGAAGGACGTGCTGGTGGTGGGCCTGTTCCTCAGCCTCGGCCAGTTCGGGCTGATGTACACGGCGCTCTGGCTCGACATGCCGCCGGGCCTCGCCTCGCTCGTGCTCCAGGCGCAAGTGGTGCTCACGGTCCTGTTCGCGAGCGTCGCCCTCCGCGAGCGCCCGACGCCGCCGCAGCTCGTGGGCGTGCTGCTCGGCGCGGTCGGCCTGGTGGTGGTCGGTCTCGGCCGGTCGGCGGCGACGCCGGGACTCGCGTTCCTGCTCACCCTCGCGGCCGCTGCATCGTGGGCGACCGGCAACGTGATCGTGCGGCGGCTCGGGTCGGCGACGCAGTTGACCGGGGCCCGGCAGGGCCCGCTGGCCGGCCTGTCGATGACGGTGTGGTCGGCGCTAGTGGTCCCGGTGCCGATGTTCGCGCTGGCGATCGTGCTGGACGGGCCTGCCGCCGTCGGGTACTCGCTGACGCACCCCACCTGGGCCGCGGTCCTGTCCACCCTCTTCACCGCGTGGCTGGCGAGCCTGGTGGGTTACGGCATCTGGAACACGCTGCTGGCCCGCCACCGGGCGAGCGCGGTGGTCCCGTTCACGATGCTGGTGCCGGTGGTCGGCATGTCCGCGGCCTGGCTCGTGCAGGGCGAGGTGCCGAACGCGGCTGAGGCGGGCGGCGGCCTGCTGCTCCTGCTGGGTGTGGCGATCACGTCGGGGCTGCTGCGGTGGCCGGGCGGGTGGCGCTACCGCTCCAGCGCGTAG
- a CDS encoding endonuclease/exonuclease/phosphatase family protein, whose amino-acid sequence MRFVHGFITFVLWVIAIPVLLVALARAIPFDGAVVLPQLVAFTPWATLLTLPLLIVTLFSRRWVLTVLLAASLAGFVYWMAPFFVPPDTSTTADPADPGTLRVMTVNVLYGQADAESVVELVSTQHVEVLSVQELTPAFEQALADAGLDDLLAHSFTVPAEDSPAGSGLWSSMPLTDQEQLSGTTFAMPSALVDVGDTEVRVTAVHPYPPMPTEIATWHTELGELTEHVHAESAPQILAGDFNATYDHASFRELLGSRFSDATREWGAGRR is encoded by the coding sequence GTGCGATTTGTCCATGGCTTCATCACGTTCGTGCTCTGGGTCATCGCGATCCCCGTGCTCCTGGTCGCGCTGGCCAGGGCGATCCCCTTCGACGGCGCTGTCGTCTTGCCGCAGCTCGTGGCGTTCACGCCGTGGGCGACGCTCCTGACGCTGCCGCTGCTGATCGTCACGCTCTTCTCCCGGCGCTGGGTGCTGACGGTGCTGCTCGCCGCCTCGCTGGCGGGCTTTGTGTACTGGATGGCGCCCTTCTTCGTGCCCCCGGACACGTCCACGACCGCCGACCCGGCCGACCCGGGCACGCTGCGGGTGATGACGGTGAACGTCCTGTACGGGCAGGCCGACGCCGAGAGCGTGGTCGAGCTGGTCAGCACGCAGCACGTCGAGGTGCTCTCCGTCCAAGAGCTGACCCCCGCGTTCGAGCAGGCTCTCGCCGACGCCGGCCTCGACGACCTGCTGGCGCACAGCTTCACCGTGCCCGCCGAGGACAGCCCCGCGGGCAGCGGGCTCTGGTCGTCCATGCCGCTGACGGATCAGGAGCAGCTGAGCGGCACGACCTTCGCCATGCCGTCGGCCCTCGTCGACGTGGGCGACACCGAGGTGCGGGTCACCGCGGTGCACCCGTACCCGCCGATGCCGACGGAGATCGCTACGTGGCACACCGAGCTCGGCGAGCTCACGGAGCACGTCCACGCGGAGAGCGCGCCGCAGATCCTGGCCGGCGACTTCAACGCCACCTACGACCACGCGAGCTTCCGCGAGCTGCTCGGCTCGCGCTTCTCCGACGCGACTCGCGAGTGGGGTGCGGGCCGGCGGTGA
- a CDS encoding sensor histidine kinase encodes MGKLRLVDVGVAAALTAFTLVSMAFLPASDGVRPIDGLAYVLAVTAAVATLFRSRWPVPTLGVVAGATVTYLLLAYPYGPVMVCLVVAIYSLARRRPLRPALLYASVTLALLLIHVFTHPAALGLPEGLIPASAIVAVPFSIGVARRMWHQARSAEQTAAEQQARDDERLQLAYEVHDVVGHGLAAIQMQADIALHLGTPRDATTALTAISKAANEALTELRTTLADIRPGSGTSGGPERAPTAGLANLEVLAQRVRSAGVSVDLEVSGTPRPLPDAVDLAAYRVLQESLTNVVKHGADSAARVEVVYEPDGVRLAVRNPRAEGSFAAGFGITGMRHRVESLGGRLDAGPVDESFEVRAALPAGGVA; translated from the coding sequence ATGGGAAAGCTGCGTCTCGTCGATGTGGGTGTGGCCGCCGCGCTGACGGCGTTCACGCTGGTCTCGATGGCGTTCCTGCCCGCGTCGGACGGGGTGCGTCCGATCGACGGGCTGGCGTACGTGCTGGCGGTGACCGCCGCGGTGGCGACGCTGTTCCGGAGCCGCTGGCCGGTGCCGACGCTGGGTGTGGTCGCCGGTGCGACGGTCACCTATCTGCTGCTCGCGTACCCGTACGGCCCGGTGATGGTGTGCCTGGTGGTGGCGATCTACTCCCTGGCCCGACGCCGGCCGCTCCGCCCTGCGCTGCTGTACGCGTCGGTCACGCTGGCGCTGCTCCTGATCCACGTCTTCACGCATCCGGCCGCGCTCGGTCTGCCGGAAGGGCTGATCCCGGCAAGCGCCATCGTGGCGGTGCCGTTCAGCATCGGCGTAGCCCGGCGGATGTGGCACCAGGCACGGTCAGCGGAACAGACGGCGGCGGAGCAGCAGGCCCGCGACGACGAGCGGCTGCAGCTCGCGTACGAGGTGCACGACGTCGTAGGGCACGGGCTGGCCGCGATCCAGATGCAGGCCGACATCGCGCTCCACCTCGGCACCCCGCGCGATGCGACCACCGCGCTGACCGCCATCTCGAAGGCCGCGAACGAGGCCCTGACCGAGCTGCGGACCACCCTCGCGGACATCCGGCCCGGTTCCGGCACGAGCGGGGGCCCGGAGCGGGCGCCGACCGCCGGGCTCGCCAACCTGGAGGTGCTGGCGCAGCGGGTCCGCTCGGCGGGTGTCTCGGTGGACCTCGAGGTCAGCGGCACGCCCAGACCGCTGCCCGACGCCGTCGACCTCGCCGCCTACCGTGTGCTCCAGGAGTCGCTGACCAACGTGGTCAAGCACGGCGCCGACTCGGCGGCACGCGTCGAGGTGGTGTACGAGCCGGACGGCGTCCGGCTCGCGGTGCGTAACCCGCGTGCCGAGGGCTCGTTCGCCGCGGGCTTCGGCATCACCGGGATGCGGCACCGTGTCGAGTCCCTGGGCGGGCGGCTCGACGCCGGGCCTGTCGACGAGTCTTTCGAGGTGCGGGCAGCGCTGCCTGCGGGAGGTGTCGCATGA
- a CDS encoding sterol carrier family protein, which yields MPPRRRTDPAAGRAAVVTWARGAAERRDVTTAVRFTLEELADVAPGNSVEVRVPPAGAVQAVAGPRHTRGTPPNVVETDPDTWLGLATGTVTWADAVADGRVRASGERSDISHLLPLTVGRRAASGVGG from the coding sequence GTGCCGCCGCGGCGCCGGACGGATCCGGCCGCAGGGCGCGCCGCCGTCGTCACGTGGGCGCGGGGCGCGGCGGAGCGCCGCGACGTGACCACTGCCGTGCGGTTCACGCTGGAGGAGCTGGCCGACGTCGCCCCCGGGAACTCCGTGGAGGTACGGGTGCCACCCGCGGGTGCTGTGCAGGCCGTAGCCGGGCCCCGGCACACCCGCGGCACACCGCCGAACGTGGTCGAGACCGACCCGGATACCTGGCTCGGCCTGGCCACGGGCACTGTCACCTGGGCAGACGCCGTCGCGGACGGGCGGGTGCGCGCCTCGGGCGAGCGCTCCGACATCTCTCACCTGCTGCCGCTCACGGTCGGACGCCGGGCCGCGTCCGGCGTGGGCGGCTAG
- a CDS encoding response regulator: MISVLLVDDQDLVRMGLHALISGEEDTTVAGEAADGIAAVAEARRLRPDVVLMDIRMPGIDGIEATRRIAEDPDLTGTRVVVLTTFEHDQYVVDGLRAGASGFLLKNTPPADLVAAIRTVHDGGALLAPSATRTLIREFTAASPRALAPHPRIGDLTDREHEVVGLVAQGLSNHEIAEELVLSPATARTHVSRAMIKLSARDRAQLVVFAYQSGLA, encoded by the coding sequence ATGATCTCGGTGCTGCTGGTGGACGACCAGGACCTGGTCCGGATGGGCCTGCACGCCCTCATCTCGGGGGAGGAGGACACCACGGTCGCCGGCGAGGCGGCGGACGGTATCGCCGCCGTCGCCGAGGCGCGCCGGCTGCGACCGGACGTGGTGCTCATGGACATCCGGATGCCGGGCATCGACGGCATCGAGGCGACCCGGCGGATCGCCGAGGACCCCGACCTCACCGGGACCCGCGTCGTGGTGCTCACGACGTTCGAGCACGACCAGTACGTCGTCGACGGTCTGCGCGCCGGGGCCAGCGGGTTCCTGCTCAAGAACACCCCGCCGGCCGACCTAGTGGCCGCGATCCGCACGGTGCACGACGGCGGCGCGCTGCTCGCGCCGTCGGCCACACGGACGCTGATCAGGGAGTTCACCGCCGCGTCCCCTCGCGCCCTGGCGCCGCACCCCCGCATCGGGGACCTGACCGACCGGGAGCACGAGGTCGTCGGCCTCGTGGCGCAAGGCCTGAGCAACCACGAGATCGCGGAGGAGCTGGTGCTCAGCCCGGCGACCGCCAGGACGCACGTGTCGCGCGCGATGATCAAGCTCTCCGCACGCGACCGGGCGCAGCTCGTGGTGTTCGCGTACCAGTCGGGCCTGGCCTGA
- the purL gene encoding phosphoribosylformylglycinamidine synthase subunit PurL, with product MTAPASQAPSRSNLAVPKLDTVEAAAASPDEVQPYGELGLKQDEYQRIKDILGRRPTAAELAMYSVMWSEHCSYKSSKVHLSKFGEKVTDEMKEHLLVGIGENAGVVDIGDGWAVTFKVESHNHPSFVEPYQGAATGVGGIVRDIISMGARPVAIMDQLRFGSVDHPDTARVVHGVVSGVGGYGNSLGLPNIGGELVFDGSYQGNPLVNALCLGVLRHEDIHLANATGLGNKVVLFGARTGGDGIGGASILASETFEDGVPAKRPSVQVGDPFMEKVLIECCLELFAAKVVEGIQDLGAAGISCATSELASNGDGGMHVELDDVLLRDPTLNAGEILMSESQERMMAVVRPDQLDAFLAITGKWEVETAVIGEVNDSGRLTIDHHGQRIVDVDPKTVAHEGPVYHRPYARPSWQDGLQADTTTAAGLARPASGAELRETTLKLLASPNLASKAWVTDQYDRFVQGNTALAQPDDGGVIRVDESTGLGVALATDANGRYGKLDPRAGAALALAEAYRNVATSGAEPLAVTDCLNFGSPEHPDSMWQLVEAIEGLADACQELGVPVTGGNVSLYNGTGEPGQIDSSIHPTPVVGVLGVLDDVHTALPSGWQTEGLSLLLLGTTRDELDGSAWSDVVHSHLGGLPPRVDLAAEKALASTLVAARKTGLAAAAHDLSEGGLIQTLLEASLRFGVGASVALEGVTGRDKVNPFVALFAESTGRVVVAVDPEHESELTHLAEDAGVPVLRLGTTGGDTLVIEGQFEIPLDEAREAHEGTLPRIFG from the coding sequence ATGACCGCGCCCGCGTCCCAGGCACCCTCCCGCTCCAACCTTGCCGTCCCGAAGCTGGATACGGTCGAGGCCGCAGCCGCCTCCCCGGATGAGGTGCAGCCGTACGGAGAGCTCGGACTCAAGCAGGACGAGTACCAGCGCATCAAGGACATCCTCGGCCGCCGCCCGACCGCGGCCGAGCTCGCGATGTACTCCGTGATGTGGAGCGAGCACTGCTCCTACAAGTCGTCGAAGGTGCACCTGAGCAAGTTCGGCGAGAAGGTCACCGACGAGATGAAGGAGCACCTCCTCGTCGGTATCGGTGAGAACGCCGGCGTCGTCGACATCGGCGACGGCTGGGCCGTCACCTTCAAGGTCGAGTCGCACAACCACCCGTCGTTCGTCGAGCCCTACCAGGGCGCCGCTACCGGTGTGGGCGGCATCGTCCGCGACATCATCTCGATGGGCGCGCGCCCCGTGGCGATCATGGACCAGCTGCGCTTTGGCTCCGTCGACCATCCGGACACGGCGCGGGTCGTGCACGGCGTCGTCTCCGGCGTGGGTGGCTACGGCAACTCCCTCGGCCTGCCGAACATCGGCGGCGAGCTCGTCTTCGACGGCTCCTACCAGGGCAACCCGCTCGTCAACGCGCTCTGCCTCGGCGTGCTGCGGCACGAGGACATCCACCTCGCCAACGCGACCGGCCTCGGCAACAAGGTGGTCCTGTTCGGCGCCCGTACGGGCGGCGACGGCATCGGCGGCGCCTCGATCCTCGCGTCCGAGACGTTCGAGGACGGCGTTCCGGCCAAGCGCCCGAGCGTGCAGGTGGGCGACCCCTTCATGGAGAAGGTGCTCATCGAGTGCTGCCTCGAGCTGTTCGCGGCCAAAGTCGTGGAGGGTATCCAGGACCTCGGCGCCGCCGGCATCTCCTGCGCCACCTCCGAGCTCGCCTCCAACGGCGACGGCGGCATGCACGTCGAGCTCGACGACGTGCTGCTGCGCGACCCCACGCTGAACGCCGGCGAGATCCTCATGTCGGAGTCGCAGGAGCGCATGATGGCCGTGGTCCGCCCCGACCAGCTCGACGCCTTCCTCGCGATCACCGGGAAGTGGGAGGTCGAGACCGCCGTCATCGGCGAGGTCAACGACTCCGGCCGCCTCACCATCGACCACCACGGCCAGCGGATCGTGGACGTCGACCCCAAGACCGTGGCGCACGAGGGGCCCGTGTACCACCGGCCCTACGCGCGTCCGTCCTGGCAGGACGGCCTGCAGGCCGACACGACGACGGCGGCGGGCCTTGCCCGCCCGGCGTCCGGTGCGGAGCTGCGGGAGACCACGCTGAAGCTGCTGGCCTCGCCCAACCTCGCGTCCAAGGCGTGGGTCACCGACCAGTACGACCGGTTCGTCCAGGGCAACACGGCCCTCGCCCAGCCCGACGACGGCGGCGTGATCCGCGTCGACGAGTCCACGGGGCTCGGCGTCGCGCTCGCGACCGACGCGAACGGCCGCTACGGCAAGCTCGACCCGCGCGCGGGCGCCGCACTGGCCCTCGCCGAGGCCTACCGGAACGTCGCCACGTCCGGCGCCGAGCCGCTCGCCGTGACGGACTGCCTCAACTTCGGCTCGCCGGAGCACCCGGACTCGATGTGGCAGCTCGTCGAGGCGATCGAGGGCCTCGCCGACGCGTGCCAGGAGCTCGGTGTCCCCGTCACCGGCGGCAACGTGTCGCTCTACAACGGCACGGGCGAGCCGGGCCAGATCGACTCGTCGATCCACCCCACCCCGGTCGTGGGTGTGCTCGGTGTGCTCGACGACGTCCATACCGCGCTCCCGTCCGGCTGGCAGACCGAGGGCCTCTCGCTCCTCCTGCTGGGCACCACGCGGGACGAGCTCGACGGCTCGGCGTGGTCCGACGTCGTGCACTCGCACCTCGGCGGCCTGCCGCCGCGGGTGGACCTGGCAGCGGAGAAGGCGCTGGCCTCCACCCTCGTGGCGGCGCGGAAGACCGGCCTCGCGGCCGCCGCGCACGACCTGTCCGAGGGCGGCCTGATCCAGACGCTGCTGGAGGCGTCGCTGCGCTTCGGCGTCGGCGCGTCGGTGGCGCTCGAGGGCGTGACCGGCCGCGACAAGGTGAACCCGTTCGTGGCGCTCTTCGCGGAGTCGACCGGCCGGGTGGTCGTCGCCGTCGACCCCGAGCACGAGAGCGAGCTGACCCACCTCGCCGAAGATGCCGGCGTGCCGGTGCTGCGCCTCGGCACCACGGGCGGCGACACGCTGGTGATCGAGGGCCAGTTCGAGATCCCGCTGGACGAGGCCCGCGAGGCTCACGAGGGCACCCTCCCGCGCATCTTCGGCTGA
- a CDS encoding RNB domain-containing ribonuclease, whose protein sequence is MPTRQMRLAPAATDDVSGALAALRAEVGLPAMFPREVLDEARSAIQQDVSAGRTDRRDIEFVTIDPPGSMDLDQAVHVTASGEGYVVHYAIADLGAFVVPGGALDEEVRKRGMTVYGPDARTPLHPTILSEGAASLLPGQDRPAVLWTVTLDSRGIITGASLERVLVRSRERLTYAEVQSGLDAGTASESLQLLADVGRLRQSLEAARGGVSLEVPEQEVDRGEDGTYTLSFRRSLPVEEWNAQISLLTGIAAAHLMREAGVGILRTLPEADSRDLARLRRTARALRIDWPDELSYARLVPTLVSRIPEHAAFLNEATSLFRGAGYLAFGMPGPDGVVVPRPENTRHAAIAADYAHVTAPLRRLVDRYATEICLAISSGTPVPTWVLDALPGLPAVMAEAGRRTSSFERECIDIVEASLLADRLGEEFDGVVVDVEDPAKEVQRGLVVLRDPAVRARVVGPRLPLGDEVRVQLAEADVAERRVTFTFGNYRVEPVARRSGTPESTGRRVAPIRRPSSGTGRRAAAPAPFEIPGDGPVPAHGRIVRTEREPEAAASPQPGPRPEPSPSPQPRPAPRPAPRPRPTPGPQPQPPPEARADAGRPPSDPTRRSYDLGYPPMSRPVRPQVRDEMPLSEPWPRHGPATGAVPEVGAGDLPDLGQAAEYPPVSSLELPMVVAADLLAVEGKAPHQYRY, encoded by the coding sequence GTGCCGACTCGTCAGATGCGCCTCGCGCCCGCCGCCACCGATGACGTGAGCGGTGCCCTCGCGGCACTTCGCGCCGAGGTCGGACTGCCCGCGATGTTCCCGCGGGAGGTGCTGGACGAGGCGCGGTCGGCCATCCAGCAGGACGTCTCCGCCGGCCGGACCGACCGCCGCGATATCGAGTTCGTCACCATCGATCCGCCTGGTTCGATGGACCTGGACCAGGCGGTGCACGTGACCGCCTCGGGCGAGGGCTACGTGGTGCACTACGCCATCGCGGACCTCGGGGCGTTTGTCGTGCCCGGTGGCGCCCTCGACGAGGAGGTGCGTAAGCGGGGCATGACGGTCTACGGGCCGGACGCCCGGACCCCGCTGCACCCGACGATCCTGTCCGAGGGTGCGGCGAGCCTCCTGCCCGGCCAGGACCGCCCGGCGGTGCTGTGGACGGTCACCCTGGACTCGCGCGGCATCATCACCGGCGCATCGCTGGAGCGGGTGCTCGTGCGCAGCCGCGAGCGGCTCACCTACGCGGAGGTGCAGTCGGGCCTCGACGCGGGCACCGCCAGCGAGTCGCTGCAGCTCCTGGCCGACGTCGGGCGGCTGCGCCAGTCGCTGGAGGCCGCGCGTGGCGGCGTCTCGCTCGAGGTGCCCGAGCAGGAGGTGGACCGCGGCGAGGACGGCACCTACACGCTCTCGTTCCGCCGCAGCCTGCCCGTCGAGGAGTGGAACGCGCAGATCTCCCTGCTCACGGGCATCGCGGCAGCACACCTCATGCGCGAGGCAGGCGTGGGGATCCTGCGCACCCTCCCGGAGGCCGATTCGCGCGATCTCGCGCGGCTGCGTCGCACGGCCCGGGCGCTCCGGATCGACTGGCCCGACGAGCTCTCGTACGCGCGGCTGGTCCCGACCCTCGTGTCGCGCATCCCCGAGCACGCGGCCTTCCTCAACGAGGCGACGTCCCTGTTCCGCGGAGCGGGGTACCTCGCGTTCGGCATGCCGGGGCCCGACGGCGTCGTCGTGCCACGACCCGAGAACACCCGGCATGCCGCCATCGCCGCCGACTACGCCCACGTCACCGCGCCGCTGCGGCGCCTGGTGGACCGGTACGCGACCGAGATCTGCCTCGCCATCTCCTCCGGCACGCCCGTGCCGACGTGGGTGCTGGACGCCCTGCCCGGCCTGCCCGCCGTCATGGCCGAGGCCGGTCGCCGCACCTCGTCGTTCGAGCGCGAGTGCATCGACATCGTCGAGGCGTCGCTCCTGGCCGACCGGCTCGGCGAGGAGTTCGACGGCGTTGTGGTCGACGTCGAGGATCCCGCCAAGGAGGTGCAGCGCGGCCTGGTCGTGCTGCGCGACCCGGCGGTCCGCGCCCGCGTGGTGGGTCCACGGCTCCCGCTGGGCGACGAGGTACGGGTCCAGCTCGCGGAGGCGGACGTGGCCGAGCGCCGCGTCACGTTCACGTTCGGCAACTACCGGGTCGAACCGGTGGCTCGCCGGTCCGGCACCCCGGAAAGCACCGGACGGCGGGTGGCGCCGATCCGGCGCCCGTCGTCGGGCACGGGGCGGCGCGCGGCTGCTCCGGCACCGTTCGAGATCCCTGGTGATGGGCCGGTCCCCGCGCACGGGCGGATCGTGCGGACCGAGCGTGAGCCCGAGGCAGCGGCGAGCCCGCAGCCGGGTCCGCGACCGGAGCCGAGCCCGAGCCCCCAGCCGCGGCCTGCTCCCCGGCCTGCTCCCCGGCCGCGGCCGACCCCTGGTCCCCAGCCCCAGCCTCCTCCGGAGGCGCGTGCCGACGCCGGACGGCCGCCTTCCGACCCGACTCGGCGTAGTTATGACCTCGGCTATCCACCGATGAGCCGGCCGGTGCGTCCCCAGGTCCGGGACGAGATGCCGCTCTCGGAGCCCTGGCCGCGGCACGGGCCGGCCACGGGTGCGGTGCCCGAGGTCGGGGCGGGTGACCTCCCCGACCTTGGACAGGCGGCCGAGTACCCGCCCGTGTCCTCGCTGGAGCTGCCGATGGTGGTGGCCGCTGATCTGCTCGCGGTTGAGGGCAAGGCACCGCACCAGTACCGGTACTGA
- a CDS encoding family 16 glycosylhydrolase, protein MRSTRHRTIRTTVTAAAALTLVLSASLVASAAAPHAPDGGAAADAPPDFSAAALLWSDEFNGAAGSGPSAANWNQETGGGGWGNNELQTYTNSRNNSAMDGAGNLVITARRESNGGYTSARLTTANRVERQYGYLEARIQIPRGQGIWPAFWMLGSGIDSGVPWPNSGEIDIMENVGFEPHIVHGTLHGPGYSGGSGIGAAYTHPQGWSFADTFHTFGIDWQPNRITWYVDGVAYQTRTTADVGGNQWVFNQPFFFILNVAVGGNWPGYPDGTTQFPQTMRIDYVRAYDVRP, encoded by the coding sequence ATGCGTAGCACCAGACACCGCACGATCCGAACCACAGTCACGGCGGCTGCCGCCCTGACGCTTGTCCTGTCCGCCTCGCTCGTCGCCTCGGCTGCAGCGCCCCATGCGCCCGACGGCGGTGCTGCCGCGGACGCGCCGCCGGACTTCTCCGCTGCCGCCCTGCTCTGGTCGGACGAGTTCAACGGCGCCGCGGGCAGTGGACCGAGCGCCGCGAACTGGAACCAGGAGACGGGTGGTGGTGGCTGGGGCAACAACGAGCTGCAGACGTACACCAACTCCCGGAACAACTCCGCGATGGACGGCGCCGGGAACCTGGTTATCACGGCCCGCCGGGAGAGCAACGGCGGCTACACCTCCGCTCGCCTGACGACGGCGAACAGGGTCGAACGGCAGTACGGCTACCTCGAGGCGCGCATCCAGATCCCGCGCGGCCAGGGCATCTGGCCCGCGTTCTGGATGCTCGGCAGCGGGATCGACAGCGGCGTCCCGTGGCCCAACTCGGGTGAGATCGACATCATGGAGAACGTGGGCTTCGAGCCGCACATCGTGCACGGCACCCTGCACGGCCCCGGCTACTCGGGCGGGTCGGGGATCGGCGCCGCCTACACGCACCCGCAGGGCTGGTCGTTCGCCGACACGTTCCACACCTTCGGGATCGACTGGCAGCCGAACCGGATCACCTGGTACGTGGACGGGGTCGCCTACCAGACCCGCACCACGGCGGACGTCGGCGGCAACCAGTGGGTCTTCAACCAGCCGTTCTTCTTCATCCTGAACGTCGCAGTAGGCGGCAACTGGCCCGGCTACCCGGACGGCACCACGCAGTTCCCCCAGACGATGCGCATCGACTACGTCCGCGCCTACGACGTCCGGCCCTGA
- a CDS encoding GNAT family N-acetyltransferase has translation MSIEGRAIEVRTAAPAEYEDIGKIVAEAFHADGQLEAPDSAFYAGVLRDVASRAAAAEIIVALDGGTVLDGGTVLDGGTVLDGGTVLGGVTFVPRGGPMADIAQDGEAEIRMLGVAPEAQGRGAGTALMRECITRAAGTRRIVLSTQTVAHGSHRLYERLGFVREPARDWTPVPGVDLLVYALDL, from the coding sequence ATGAGCATCGAGGGACGGGCCATCGAAGTGCGCACAGCGGCCCCCGCGGAGTACGAGGACATCGGGAAGATCGTCGCGGAGGCGTTCCATGCGGACGGGCAGCTCGAGGCGCCCGACTCCGCGTTCTATGCGGGTGTCCTGCGTGACGTTGCCAGCCGTGCCGCCGCTGCGGAGATCATCGTCGCTCTGGACGGCGGCACGGTGCTGGACGGCGGCACGGTGCTGGACGGCGGCACGGTGCTGGACGGCGGCACGGTGCTGGGCGGGGTGACCTTCGTACCGCGCGGCGGCCCGATGGCCGACATCGCCCAGGACGGTGAGGCGGAGATCCGCATGCTCGGCGTGGCACCGGAGGCCCAGGGCCGGGGCGCCGGGACCGCGCTGATGCGCGAGTGCATCACACGCGCCGCCGGGACGCGGCGCATCGTGCTCTCCACCCAGACCGTCGCCCACGGATCCCACCGGCTCTACGAGCGGCTCGGTTTTGTGCGCGAACCCGCCCGGGACTGGACGCCCGTCCCCGGCGTCGACCTGCTCGTCTACGCGCTGGACCTGTAG